Proteins encoded within one genomic window of Thermococcus celer Vu 13 = JCM 8558:
- a CDS encoding HemK2/MTQ2 family protein methyltransferase, which translates to MPSYYGIDLKLHPQVYEPAEDTFLLAENLAVKAGDVALDVGTGTGVIALLMARKARFVLGVDVNPMAVELAKENARINGLENVEFRVSDLFENVSGKFDVVTFNAPYLPGEPEEPIDLALVGGKNGREVLDRFIREVPAYIKPGGVVQIVQSSITGVEETLRLLEEAGFNGRVIATRHFFFEDIVLINGYAR; encoded by the coding sequence ATGCCATCCTACTACGGCATCGATCTCAAGCTTCACCCGCAGGTCTACGAACCGGCCGAGGACACCTTTCTACTGGCCGAGAACCTTGCCGTTAAGGCGGGAGACGTCGCCCTCGACGTGGGCACGGGGACTGGCGTAATAGCCCTTCTGATGGCGAGGAAGGCCCGCTTTGTCCTGGGGGTCGATGTAAACCCCATGGCCGTTGAACTGGCGAAGGAGAACGCCCGGATAAACGGCCTTGAAAACGTCGAGTTCAGGGTGAGTGACCTCTTCGAGAACGTCTCCGGAAAGTTCGACGTGGTGACCTTCAACGCCCCCTACCTGCCCGGCGAACCCGAGGAACCCATAGACCTCGCGCTGGTCGGAGGCAAAAACGGGAGGGAAGTCCTCGACAGGTTCATCCGGGAGGTTCCCGCGTACATCAAACCGGGCGGAGTCGTCCAGATAGTCCAGAGCTCGATAACCGGGGTGGAGGAGACCCTGAGACTGCTGGAAGAGGCCGGGTTTAACGGGAGGGTAATCGCCACGAGGCACTTCTTCTTCGAGGACATAGTCCTGATAAACGGCTACGCCAGGTGA
- the twy1 gene encoding 4-demethylwyosine synthase TYW1: protein MAITFQSNPNMPEEIARLFQRQHYALVGHHSSVKLCHWLKESLKHDRFCYKQKFYGIHSHRCLQMTPVTAWCTHNCIFCWRPMEGFLGTELPQPWDDPAFIVEESIKAQRRLLVGYKGMPGINMKKFEEAWNPKHAAISLSGEPMLYPYMGDLVEEFHRRGFTTFIVTNGTVPERIEEMLREDKLPTQLYLSLTAPDLETYNRVNVPMIPDGWDRILRTLELMKDLPTRTVVRMTLVRGENMHNPEGYARLIMKARPMFVEAKAYMFVGFSRNRLTIDNMPKHGEIKAFAEELVKHLPGYHIEDEYEPSRVVLIMRDDVDPHASGTGGRFIKH from the coding sequence ATGGCGATAACGTTCCAGTCCAATCCGAACATGCCGGAGGAGATTGCGAGACTGTTCCAGAGGCAGCATTACGCCCTCGTGGGCCATCACAGCTCGGTCAAGCTCTGCCACTGGCTGAAGGAGAGCCTGAAGCACGACCGCTTCTGCTACAAGCAGAAGTTCTACGGTATCCACTCGCACCGCTGTTTGCAGATGACGCCCGTCACCGCGTGGTGCACCCACAACTGCATATTCTGCTGGCGCCCGATGGAGGGTTTCCTCGGGACGGAGTTGCCCCAGCCCTGGGACGACCCGGCCTTCATAGTCGAGGAGAGCATAAAGGCCCAGAGGAGGCTCCTCGTCGGTTACAAGGGCATGCCGGGCATAAACATGAAGAAGTTCGAGGAGGCGTGGAACCCGAAGCACGCCGCCATAAGCCTCTCCGGCGAGCCGATGCTCTACCCCTACATGGGCGACCTCGTTGAGGAGTTTCATAGGAGGGGCTTCACGACCTTCATAGTCACGAACGGCACGGTTCCCGAGAGGATCGAGGAGATGCTGAGGGAGGACAAGCTCCCGACCCAGCTCTACCTCTCGCTGACCGCCCCGGACCTGGAGACCTACAACCGCGTCAACGTTCCCATGATCCCCGACGGCTGGGACAGGATCCTCAGGACACTCGAGCTCATGAAAGACCTGCCGACGAGGACCGTGGTAAGGATGACGCTCGTCAGGGGCGAGAACATGCACAACCCCGAGGGCTACGCGAGGCTCATAATGAAGGCCAGGCCCATGTTCGTCGAGGCCAAAGCGTACATGTTCGTCGGCTTCTCGAGGAACCGGCTGACCATAGACAACATGCCGAAGCACGGGGAGATAAAGGCCTTCGCGGAGGAGCTGGTGAAGCACCTTCCGGGCTACCACATCGAGGACGAGTACGAGCCCAGCAGGGTGGTTCTCATAATGCGCGACGACGTTGACCCGCACGCATCGGGCACGGGGGGCAGGTTCATAAAACACTGA
- a CDS encoding DUF1102 domain-containing protein, whose product MVYATSEGVNPSINPVPPYAYSKGGVLFVDVSPENPFYPGYGDGLGVNGTFVFDHVFTIENNRSQTGYDEICVRVTSNAPNVGLFTGGFGGNWSDAVEVTLAANESTSVGVRIDTHNLTLGDYSDEITIEAWGRSCG is encoded by the coding sequence GTGGTTTACGCAACCTCCGAGGGCGTAAACCCTTCCATTAACCCCGTTCCTCCTTACGCTTACTCCAAAGGCGGGGTTCTGTTCGTTGACGTCTCGCCCGAAAACCCTTTCTATCCGGGTTACGGCGATGGGTTGGGCGTGAACGGCACCTTCGTTTTTGACCACGTGTTCACCATCGAGAACAATCGGAGCCAGACCGGATACGACGAGATATGCGTGAGGGTCACCTCAAACGCCCCGAACGTGGGCCTCTTCACCGGGGGCTTCGGGGGAAACTGGAGCGACGCGGTGGAGGTAACCCTCGCGGCGAACGAGAGCACGAGCGTTGGGGTCAGGATCGACACCCACAACCTGACGCTTGGAGACTACAGCGATGAAATAACCATAGAGGCCTGGGGGAGAAGTTGCGGATGA
- a CDS encoding GTP-dependent dephospho-CoA kinase — translation MLFVLTPELRGELKNPLGELIRGEIPEPYIRVREELEKAPHLITVGDVVTENVLKLGIRPSVAIYDHRTKRHEYNPRIEIGAVVITVQNPPGTITKALLDAVRKGLGLAERGRRVYIKVNGEEDLAAIPAVLYAPPDSIVLYGQPDEGVVLIRVTPECKLKCGKIMSKMEVVRDGD, via the coding sequence ATGCTGTTCGTACTAACTCCAGAACTCCGGGGGGAGCTGAAGAACCCCCTCGGCGAGCTCATCCGGGGGGAGATCCCAGAGCCCTACATCAGGGTTAGGGAAGAGCTTGAAAAGGCCCCCCACCTGATTACCGTCGGCGACGTCGTCACCGAGAACGTCCTCAAGCTGGGGATAAGGCCGAGCGTGGCGATATACGACCACAGAACCAAACGTCACGAGTACAATCCCCGGATCGAGATCGGCGCCGTGGTGATAACGGTTCAGAATCCCCCCGGGACGATAACGAAAGCTTTATTAGATGCAGTCAGAAAGGGCCTTGGACTGGCCGAGAGGGGCAGGAGGGTCTACATAAAGGTGAACGGTGAGGAGGATCTGGCGGCCATCCCGGCCGTGCTCTACGCGCCCCCCGACTCGATCGTGCTCTACGGCCAGCCCGATGAGGGAGTGGTGCTTATAAGGGTAACACCCGAATGCAAGCTCAAATGCGGGAAGATCATGTCGAAGATGGAGGTGGTTCGCGATGGAGATTAA
- a CDS encoding inorganic diphosphatase, whose product MNPFHELEPGPEVPEVVYALIEIPKGSRNKYELDKKTGLIKLDRVLYSPFFYPVDYGIIPQTWYDDGDPFDIMVIMREPVYPLTIIEARPVGIMKMNDSGDRDWKVLAVPVEDPYFKDWKDIDDVPRAFLDEVAHFFQRYKELQGKTTTVEGWGNAEEAKREILRAIEMYREKFGRKE is encoded by the coding sequence ATGAACCCGTTCCACGAGCTTGAACCCGGCCCGGAGGTTCCAGAGGTCGTTTACGCCCTCATAGAGATACCAAAGGGGAGCAGAAACAAGTACGAGCTCGATAAGAAGACCGGACTAATAAAGCTTGACCGCGTCCTCTACAGCCCGTTCTTCTACCCGGTGGACTACGGAATAATCCCCCAGACCTGGTACGACGACGGGGACCCCTTCGACATCATGGTGATCATGCGCGAGCCCGTCTATCCGCTCACCATCATCGAGGCGAGGCCTGTAGGCATAATGAAGATGAACGACTCCGGGGACAGGGACTGGAAGGTTCTGGCCGTCCCGGTTGAGGACCCCTACTTCAAGGACTGGAAGGACATCGACGACGTTCCGAGGGCCTTCCTCGACGAGGTGGCCCACTTCTTCCAGCGCTACAAGGAGCTTCAGGGCAAGACCACCACCGTTGAGGGCTGGGGCAACGCCGAGGAGGCCAAGAGGGAGATACTCAGGGCCATAGAGATGTACAGGGAGAAGTTCGGCAGGAAGGAGTGA
- a CDS encoding 30S ribosomal protein S24e, whose translation MEIKVREMKENRLLGRKEIYFDVIHEGEATPSRADVKGKLVAMLDLNPETVVIQYIRSYFGSRVSRGYAKAYESKERMLYIEPEYVLVRDGIIKKEEE comes from the coding sequence ATGGAGATTAAGGTTAGGGAGATGAAGGAGAACAGGCTCCTCGGGAGAAAGGAGATATACTTCGACGTAATCCACGAGGGCGAGGCGACCCCGAGCAGGGCCGACGTCAAGGGCAAGCTCGTCGCAATGCTCGACCTCAACCCTGAAACCGTGGTCATCCAGTACATAAGGAGCTACTTCGGTAGCCGCGTTAGCAGGGGCTACGCCAAGGCCTACGAGAGCAAGGAGAGGATGCTCTACATCGAACCCGAATACGTCCTCGTGAGGGACGGGATAATAAAGAAGGAGGAGGAGTGA
- a CDS encoding DUF1102 domain-containing protein, producing MRKLMGLFALMMGLLVAVAASSAHFAYFQADRGVHIQVVPDDNELIDLRPMQPYAYINDNGMLLVDFSHNNLNYQEGFGEGVSPNSTYVFEEVFGISNDLWEGTPICMHLTYSGSAYGDEVGLFVGNYTGQPGETSLDVTVMPGDVVPIGMILNSTDLEAGDSINGQVQLYAVPGPCETSP from the coding sequence ATGCGAAAACTCATGGGACTATTCGCACTGATGATGGGTCTTTTAGTTGCGGTCGCGGCAAGCAGTGCCCACTTCGCTTATTTCCAGGCGGACAGGGGAGTTCACATCCAGGTTGTTCCGGATGACAACGAGCTCATAGATCTAAGACCTATGCAACCCTACGCGTACATCAACGACAACGGAATGCTGCTCGTTGATTTCAGCCACAACAACCTGAACTACCAGGAAGGCTTCGGTGAGGGCGTCAGCCCGAACAGCACCTACGTGTTCGAGGAAGTCTTCGGTATCAGCAACGACCTCTGGGAGGGAACCCCCATCTGCATGCACCTGACCTACAGCGGTAGCGCCTACGGCGACGAGGTAGGTCTCTTCGTTGGGAACTACACCGGCCAGCCGGGCGAGACGAGCCTCGACGTAACCGTTATGCCTGGAGACGTTGTCCCCATCGGCATGATCCTGAACAGCACCGACCTTGAGGCCGGAGACAGCATAAACGGCCAGGTACAGCTCTACGCGGTTCCGGGGCCCTGCGAGACCTCACCGTGA
- a CDS encoding signal peptidase I: MKTLLEYAALLIVGVLAVASLVGVLLDRPVFVSYAYSGSMAPTIGKGDVFFINPLARSPGVGEIMVFRTGSVWTVHRVYAVTEDGYVTKGDNNVATDQQSHKIPPIPKDKVAGTVITVNGKPIKVPKIGNYLEGGLSGRTRVLLAGGLIVLGILSFAGDGGSKGHKKRKRETVLRFKTLYLLASILLLIMVAVSTFVSWEALPVTYSSTSAGGLREGWYLPGEEFRQNVTVRNDNRYPMMYRTSAGPTITDVSSGGFKLGGGEEKDLVLTIRAPNATGLYSPKLQVNAYPPLLPAPILVYLYEIHPMVPLMAILAEISVLLGALYVISGVGNEEVIRIRRRRGSFLSGISEVFRI, from the coding sequence ATGAAGACCCTACTCGAGTACGCGGCCCTGCTCATCGTCGGCGTTCTCGCGGTGGCTTCCCTCGTGGGTGTGCTCCTCGACAGGCCCGTGTTCGTCTCCTACGCTTACTCCGGGAGCATGGCCCCGACGATAGGCAAGGGGGACGTCTTCTTCATCAACCCCCTGGCGAGGAGCCCCGGGGTCGGTGAGATAATGGTCTTCCGAACGGGGAGCGTGTGGACCGTTCACAGGGTCTACGCCGTTACCGAAGACGGATACGTCACGAAGGGCGACAACAACGTGGCGACGGACCAGCAGAGCCACAAGATCCCGCCCATCCCGAAGGATAAGGTGGCGGGAACCGTGATAACGGTAAACGGAAAACCGATAAAGGTACCCAAGATCGGGAACTACCTCGAAGGCGGCCTCTCCGGCAGGACGAGGGTGCTCCTCGCTGGGGGGCTGATAGTTCTCGGCATCCTCTCCTTCGCGGGGGACGGGGGTTCGAAGGGCCACAAGAAGAGGAAGAGGGAGACCGTTCTCAGGTTCAAGACCCTTTACCTCCTTGCCTCCATTCTCCTACTCATCATGGTGGCCGTTTCGACCTTCGTCTCGTGGGAGGCCCTTCCGGTGACTTACTCCTCCACCTCCGCGGGGGGACTGAGGGAGGGCTGGTACCTCCCGGGAGAGGAGTTCCGGCAGAACGTCACGGTGAGGAACGACAACCGTTACCCCATGATGTACCGCACCTCGGCCGGACCCACGATAACGGACGTATCGAGCGGGGGATTCAAACTGGGCGGTGGGGAGGAGAAAGACCTCGTGTTGACCATCAGGGCCCCGAATGCAACGGGCCTGTACTCGCCAAAACTGCAGGTTAACGCGTACCCACCGCTCCTCCCGGCCCCTATACTCGTTTACCTGTACGAAATCCACCCAATGGTGCCGCTGATGGCAATTTTAGCCGAGATATCCGTGCTCCTGGGGGCACTGTACGTCATCTCGGGCGTCGGGAACGAGGAGGTCATCAGAATCAGGAGGAGAAGGGGTTCCTTTCTTAGTGGAATATCGGAGGTGTTCAGGATATGA
- the spt4 gene encoding transcription elongation factor subunit Spt4 gives MTKERACRHCHYITTEDRCPICGSRDLSDEWFDLVIITDPEKSRIAQKLGVKAPGKYAVRVR, from the coding sequence ATGACGAAGGAGAGGGCCTGCAGGCACTGCCACTACATAACGACCGAGGACCGATGCCCGATCTGCGGGAGCAGGGACCTGAGCGACGAGTGGTTCGACCTCGTCATAATCACCGACCCCGAGAAGTCGAGGATAGCCCAAAAACTGGGCGTTAAGGCCCCAGGAAAGTACGCAGTAAGGGTCAGATGA
- a CDS encoding DUF11 domain-containing protein, protein MKALFSIIVTFTLAALVLMGSSGTFVGLNASRDVKVAVVPHDNEYLGFDCEDGYAAVVEVNPNNGTDFDALTVRNYLNGGKDVWISLDPDYSGIQGNADTFIETEDGAERMIASGAEYTFTGHVNASNTAPGEYVIPVTMRARWDGGDAVIETCPIKLIVGDPPADPTVEKVLLYGNTSGIPMFTYQEWTFQILVTNPTADDLSLTITDTVPAEFNVSPGRTSASAGTYRFWAAANNGHSHSATKMEWNVTIPAGGSARMNVTIFTRVNNGGKQEFTSCGDYNLNDGATILHYGITSNALTVSVDGWCCHNNCWCNHDQGYNHENDMGECEG, encoded by the coding sequence ATGAAAGCTCTGTTCTCAATTATCGTAACGTTCACACTGGCAGCGTTGGTTCTCATGGGCTCCAGCGGGACGTTCGTGGGTCTTAACGCATCAAGGGACGTCAAAGTTGCCGTCGTCCCCCACGATAACGAGTACCTCGGCTTTGACTGTGAAGACGGCTACGCCGCGGTCGTGGAGGTTAACCCCAACAACGGGACTGACTTCGACGCGCTGACCGTGAGGAACTACCTGAACGGGGGAAAGGACGTATGGATATCGCTCGACCCGGACTACTCGGGCATTCAGGGCAACGCGGACACGTTCATAGAAACCGAGGACGGCGCCGAGCGGATGATAGCCTCCGGTGCTGAATACACGTTCACCGGGCACGTTAACGCAAGCAACACGGCCCCGGGGGAGTACGTTATTCCGGTCACGATGCGCGCCCGCTGGGACGGTGGAGATGCCGTTATAGAAACCTGCCCGATAAAGCTCATCGTCGGTGATCCACCCGCGGACCCGACGGTGGAGAAGGTACTCCTCTACGGCAACACCAGCGGGATACCCATGTTCACGTACCAGGAATGGACCTTCCAGATACTGGTGACGAACCCAACGGCGGACGACCTTTCCCTGACCATCACCGACACCGTGCCCGCAGAGTTCAACGTGAGTCCGGGGAGAACCAGTGCAAGCGCCGGCACTTACAGGTTCTGGGCGGCGGCCAACAACGGTCACTCCCATTCCGCCACCAAGATGGAGTGGAACGTCACGATCCCAGCGGGAGGAAGCGCCCGCATGAACGTGACGATATTCACCAGGGTGAACAATGGAGGAAAACAGGAGTTCACCTCATGCGGCGACTACAACCTGAACGACGGGGCGACCATACTGCACTACGGCATAACGAGCAACGCCCTCACCGTAAGCGTGGACGGCTGGTGCTGTCATAACAACTGCTGGTGCAATCACGACCAGGGTTACAATCATGAAAACGACATGGGAGAATGTGAAGGATGA
- a CDS encoding DUF5305 family protein: protein MKEKKLIWFIGRKEVLGAFLILFLLFAFYSVKFMSASPYVVKTQKLGTFSDMGELRHSAYLKPNEIYGYLISRDEYPISLVDRFLLNYTYRSNPPLSTGTYEVTGKVTYYVTRGSKDVTLWEETLFDERGKLQNGGFTVERKLDMGKIEEMSGNVSRELGMTRLKRRITVTVKASGTGEVGGKAVNEKFDHEVELVRDGGAGLYYFTNTEKTTRKPLTATSREEVSASVLGVTGDLNTAKVVTTLMALLMLIPVVGYAYTSRPPKDEMARIKRYMVNGVPGQVQKRVVLKTPKDLETAFELLDRPVLHYVDDNEEVFAIIDEGVSYEYRKPLPGKRNEPN, encoded by the coding sequence ATGAAGGAGAAAAAGCTGATCTGGTTTATTGGACGGAAGGAAGTCCTGGGGGCGTTCCTGATACTCTTCCTGCTCTTCGCCTTTTATTCGGTGAAGTTCATGAGCGCGAGCCCGTACGTGGTGAAGACCCAGAAACTCGGGACGTTCAGTGATATGGGGGAGCTGAGGCACTCCGCGTACCTCAAGCCCAACGAAATCTACGGGTATTTGATCTCCAGGGATGAATACCCAATATCGCTCGTTGACCGGTTCCTGCTTAACTACACGTACCGCTCCAACCCCCCGCTTAGCACGGGTACGTACGAAGTCACGGGGAAGGTCACCTACTACGTCACCAGGGGGAGCAAAGACGTTACCCTGTGGGAGGAAACGCTCTTCGACGAGAGGGGGAAGCTCCAGAACGGTGGGTTCACGGTGGAGAGAAAGCTGGACATGGGGAAGATCGAGGAGATGAGCGGTAACGTGTCCAGAGAGCTCGGGATGACGCGGTTGAAGCGGCGGATAACCGTGACGGTGAAGGCCTCCGGGACCGGCGAGGTCGGCGGGAAGGCCGTAAACGAGAAGTTCGACCATGAGGTTGAGCTCGTCAGAGACGGCGGGGCCGGGCTCTACTACTTCACGAACACGGAGAAGACCACCAGGAAGCCGCTGACGGCGACCAGCAGGGAAGAGGTCAGCGCAAGCGTTCTGGGGGTAACGGGCGACCTCAATACGGCGAAGGTAGTGACCACACTGATGGCGCTCCTGATGCTGATACCCGTGGTGGGCTACGCCTACACCTCGAGACCGCCAAAGGACGAGATGGCGAGGATAAAGCGGTACATGGTCAACGGCGTACCGGGGCAGGTCCAGAAACGGGTCGTTCTGAAGACCCCGAAGGACCTGGAGACGGCCTTCGAGCTCCTGGACAGGCCGGTGCTCCACTACGTGGACGATAATGAAGAGGTCTTCGCCATAATCGACGAGGGGGTATCGTACGAGTACAGGAAACCCCTGCCCGGGAAGAGGAACGAGCCCAACTGA
- a CDS encoding DNA-directed RNA polymerase, translating into MYKLLKVKDVVRIPPTMFTMDPKDAAKLVLRETYEGIYDREEGVILAVMDVEEIGQGVVVPGDGATYHEVVFDVLVWKPEMHEVVEGEVIDVAPYGAFIRIGPMDGLVHISQLMDDYVVFDEKNKQFLGKETKRTLKLGDEVRARIITVSGKSRVIRENKIGLTMRQPGLGKRDWIEKEKRKEAEA; encoded by the coding sequence ATGTACAAGCTCCTGAAGGTTAAGGACGTCGTGAGGATCCCGCCCACCATGTTCACGATGGATCCGAAGGACGCGGCGAAGCTCGTGCTCCGCGAGACCTACGAGGGAATCTACGACCGCGAAGAGGGCGTTATCCTTGCGGTCATGGACGTTGAGGAGATAGGCCAGGGGGTCGTGGTGCCGGGAGACGGAGCGACCTACCACGAGGTTGTCTTTGACGTCCTCGTCTGGAAGCCAGAGATGCACGAAGTGGTTGAGGGCGAGGTCATCGACGTGGCCCCGTACGGTGCCTTCATCAGGATCGGCCCGATGGACGGTCTCGTCCACATCAGCCAGCTCATGGACGACTACGTCGTCTTCGACGAGAAGAACAAGCAGTTCCTCGGCAAGGAGACCAAGAGGACGCTGAAGCTCGGCGATGAGGTCAGGGCGAGGATCATTACCGTAAGCGGTAAGAGCCGCGTCATCAGGGAGAACAAGATAGGCCTCACGATGCGTCAGCCCGGTCTCGGAAAGAGGGACTGGATAGAGAAGGAGAAGCGCAAGGAGGCCGAGGCATGA
- a CDS encoding prenyltransferase/squalene oxidase repeat-containing protein, with protein MKRILALITIVLMLIPAVAAGTIDGSVRFLKDAAGSSQQTGEISLAIMALSAAADDLAWDVTPDLVTLVDRMLDYQNPDGGWGFYPGEVSNVVDTAYAVVAFSRVYPYLESQKRGTVKLAIDRGLSYLFSAENDDGWGYVPGTPTSCYPTLAAIWALGENGYSYNSRAVRNAVKYVGNATCELPKYEALALKLIAYHSVGYPVSNGTLETVKELLLKGGDLSMKERAMLTYVLVLYAPWDFDTMRMLIRLESYSTEAGNLVYWVSTPYMFSSSELIATTSYALMALSSVSKLPPVKKVSNPYEMPCQALENMQNPDGGWGLGLNTPSDEKATYYALRAIDVCYPSTERVRRALAWTREAFERDANWMKENRRMSVGYYYALKTLLAYGNLTAEEKEEARELIRSVQLDQGLWGNTVLGPQPYDTALAVDALRELGVPANDSLIQRAKSWLLSVSNGGWGTYVTTAYYSYMLKPDVLTTITVLEALKGMATPEELKPHLEWLIEQRVDGGWPYWKTYYVWDENREFPGTPTVELTVRATDLLLDYGYNYTNETLSFVMNARDSGAIDGKTIEMASAIEYLSRFQYIPPVDLYDVRRALDGDTFRVVAPGMDNESLEAVIKTLNDLFSGGFLPANTSSIGEGSYIVLANFTGYPIREYNPYLKFYVDNGTVTVGNITVPTSEAVVLVPGKTPEGIVLFVLYEPENSEIAREVFTTGFIRYIRGHAMVLLLENGKVRVTVVG; from the coding sequence ATGAAGAGGATTCTTGCCCTGATAACGATCGTTCTCATGCTGATCCCAGCAGTTGCCGCAGGAACGATAGACGGCTCCGTGAGGTTCCTCAAAGACGCCGCCGGGTCCAGTCAGCAGACGGGAGAAATAAGCCTGGCGATAATGGCCCTCTCGGCGGCGGCAGATGACCTGGCCTGGGATGTAACCCCCGACCTCGTTACCCTCGTCGACAGAATGCTCGATTATCAAAATCCTGACGGCGGATGGGGCTTCTATCCAGGAGAGGTTAGCAACGTGGTTGACACGGCCTACGCCGTTGTGGCCTTTAGCAGGGTCTACCCGTACCTCGAGAGCCAGAAGAGGGGGACAGTGAAGCTCGCCATCGATCGCGGCCTCTCGTACCTTTTCTCGGCGGAGAACGACGATGGATGGGGCTACGTGCCCGGAACCCCGACCTCCTGCTACCCGACGCTTGCGGCCATCTGGGCCCTCGGCGAGAACGGTTACAGCTACAACAGCAGGGCCGTTAGAAACGCCGTCAAGTACGTGGGGAACGCCACCTGTGAGCTCCCGAAGTACGAGGCGCTCGCCCTCAAGTTAATAGCCTACCATAGCGTGGGCTACCCCGTGTCCAACGGGACGCTGGAGACGGTGAAGGAGCTTCTCCTTAAGGGCGGAGACCTGAGCATGAAGGAGAGGGCCATGCTCACCTACGTCCTCGTTCTCTACGCCCCCTGGGATTTCGACACGATGAGGATGCTCATCAGGCTCGAATCTTACAGCACGGAAGCGGGAAACCTCGTTTACTGGGTGAGCACCCCGTACATGTTCTCGTCCTCCGAGCTTATAGCCACCACCTCCTACGCCCTGATGGCACTCTCGAGCGTTTCCAAGCTGCCGCCGGTAAAAAAAGTCAGCAACCCCTACGAGATGCCCTGTCAGGCGCTTGAAAACATGCAGAACCCCGATGGTGGATGGGGGCTCGGCCTCAACACTCCGTCCGACGAGAAGGCCACCTACTACGCGCTCAGGGCCATTGATGTGTGCTACCCCTCAACGGAGAGGGTCAGGAGGGCCCTCGCGTGGACGAGGGAGGCGTTTGAACGGGATGCGAACTGGATGAAGGAGAACCGCAGGATGTCGGTTGGATACTACTACGCGCTGAAAACGCTCCTCGCCTACGGTAACCTGACGGCGGAGGAAAAGGAGGAGGCCAGGGAGCTTATACGGAGTGTTCAGCTCGATCAGGGCCTCTGGGGCAACACCGTGCTCGGGCCACAACCCTACGACACGGCGCTTGCAGTGGATGCCCTGCGTGAGCTGGGAGTTCCGGCGAACGATTCACTCATCCAGAGGGCAAAGAGCTGGCTTTTAAGCGTAAGCAACGGCGGATGGGGGACCTACGTAACAACCGCCTATTACTCCTACATGCTCAAGCCGGACGTGCTGACTACCATCACCGTTCTGGAGGCTCTGAAGGGGATGGCCACTCCCGAGGAGCTCAAACCTCACCTCGAGTGGTTGATAGAGCAGAGGGTGGACGGAGGCTGGCCCTACTGGAAGACGTACTACGTGTGGGACGAGAACAGGGAATTCCCCGGAACGCCGACCGTCGAGCTCACGGTCAGGGCAACAGACCTTCTGCTGGACTACGGCTACAACTACACCAACGAGACCCTGAGTTTCGTCATGAACGCGAGGGACTCCGGAGCGATAGACGGCAAAACGATAGAGATGGCCAGCGCGATAGAATACCTCTCGCGCTTCCAGTACATCCCGCCCGTTGACCTTTACGACGTGAGGAGGGCCCTCGACGGGGACACCTTCAGAGTAGTAGCACCGGGCATGGACAACGAGAGCCTCGAAGCGGTAATAAAGACGCTCAACGACCTCTTCAGCGGGGGTTTCCTCCCGGCCAACACGAGCTCAATCGGTGAGGGGAGCTACATAGTCCTGGCGAACTTCACGGGATACCCCATAAGGGAGTACAACCCCTATCTGAAGTTCTACGTGGACAACGGAACCGTAACCGTTGGAAACATCACCGTACCGACGAGCGAAGCCGTCGTCCTCGTCCCCGGCAAGACCCCGGAGGGGATCGTCCTCTTCGTTCTGTACGAACCCGAAAATTCAGAGATCGCCAGGGAGGTCTTCACCACCGGCTTCATCAGGTACATCCGGGGACACGCGATGGTTCTCCTCCTCGAGAATGGCAAGGTACGGGTAACGGTGGTGGGGTGA
- a CDS encoding 30S ribosomal protein S27ae: protein MGQKWKLYEVKGGKVRRKNKFCPRCGPGVFMAEHKDRWSCGRCGYTEWKRK, encoded by the coding sequence ATGGGCCAGAAGTGGAAGCTCTACGAGGTCAAGGGCGGCAAGGTCAGGAGGAAGAACAAGTTCTGCCCGCGCTGCGGTCCGGGCGTCTTCATGGCCGAGCACAAGGACCGCTGGAGCTGCGGAAGGTGCGGCTACACCGAGTGGAAGAGGAAGTGA